A stretch of Streptococcus chenjunshii DNA encodes these proteins:
- the gpG gene encoding phage tail assembly chaperone G yields MATIEIKVRNEKGQKVAYENDYMPVSKYREYLEMEADIANKGWSEAEKLDVQLKFIASLFEGLTVEDMYNGLEMSELNKIIGTVFVKLVGGDPDPKAEK; encoded by the coding sequence ATGGCAACTATTGAGATTAAGGTGCGTAACGAAAAAGGCCAAAAAGTAGCGTACGAAAATGATTATATGCCAGTCTCTAAATACCGTGAATATTTAGAGATGGAGGCGGATATCGCTAACAAAGGTTGGTCTGAAGCCGAAAAGTTAGATGTGCAATTAAAGTTTATCGCTAGTTTGTTTGAGGGTCTGACCGTTGAAGATATGTACAACGGCTTAGAAATGAGCGAATTGAATAAAATTATCGGTACAGTTTTTGTCAAACTGGTAGGGGGCGACCCTGACCCAAAAGCCGAAAAATAA
- a CDS encoding major tail protein, which produces MSLVGFKKMEIRVLDGKEPTENENVFSVAGVQDKGATQTANITGLTSEPQKTYGSDVAYFSTQKGVGDVKAELGLIDLPFDLQSTILGRAKGEDGVVTIGADTTAPFCSLTLFSTTAQGEEVAIGFFKGQFSMESIEIETLTGENPELKTESLTFTALASDDGDTAGQYVGIGVGKATVDTLRQKVKLTAAA; this is translated from the coding sequence ATGAGTTTAGTTGGTTTTAAGAAAATGGAAATCCGTGTTTTAGACGGCAAAGAGCCTACAGAAAATGAAAATGTTTTTTCCGTAGCTGGTGTGCAAGATAAGGGTGCAACTCAAACAGCGAATATCACTGGCCTGACGTCTGAACCGCAAAAGACTTATGGGTCTGACGTTGCCTATTTCTCCACTCAAAAAGGCGTGGGTGATGTTAAGGCAGAACTTGGTTTGATTGACCTGCCGTTTGATTTACAAAGTACGATTTTAGGCCGTGCCAAAGGCGAAGATGGTGTTGTTACAATCGGCGCTGACACAACAGCACCGTTCTGCTCGTTAACGCTGTTTTCGACGACAGCACAGGGTGAGGAAGTAGCGATCGGCTTCTTCAAGGGGCAATTCTCGATGGAGAGTATCGAAATTGAAACGCTGACTGGTGAAAACCCAGAACTAAAAACAGAGTCGCTTACGTTTACAGCCCTTGCGAGTGACGATGGCGACACAGCCGGCCAGTATGTCGGTATCGGCGTAGGTAAGGCAACAGTAGATACGTTGAGGCAAAAAGTAAAACTTACTGCAGCAGCGTAA
- a CDS encoding phage head-tail adapter protein, whose product MPRNQTNNGDLRTPIVFYSAKINEGIDGRDVAYEQVYATFAEVYNPSNKDITIANSISTKASYTVKMRDPLNAYQPSNKHYIEIRDPRLIGTKYQIIDIRPSFDERQFLTVVVGGAIDG is encoded by the coding sequence ATGCCAAGAAATCAAACAAATAACGGCGACCTTCGGACGCCTATTGTTTTTTATTCAGCAAAAATTAATGAGGGTATAGACGGCCGTGATGTTGCCTATGAGCAAGTTTATGCAACATTTGCGGAAGTTTATAACCCAAGCAACAAAGACATCACTATTGCAAATTCCATCAGTACCAAAGCTAGTTACACGGTTAAAATGCGAGACCCTTTAAATGCTTATCAACCTAGCAATAAGCACTATATAGAGATTAGGGATCCGCGCTTAATTGGGACTAAGTATCAAATCATTGATATTAGACCTAGTTTTGATGAGCGGCAGTTTTTAACTGTCGTTGTCGGGGGTGCTATCGATGGCTAG
- a CDS encoding phage gp6-like head-tail connector protein: MAEQLHALLGAFKPRMRVFHDMEDYNLSFMLKSSEEALNSLLGVDMMSSDAGKELIMERARYVYNDSLDLFYDNFKNEIARMALTTYKEEDSEG, from the coding sequence ATGGCTGAACAACTGCATGCGCTATTAGGGGCTTTTAAACCCCGTATGCGCGTTTTTCACGACATGGAGGATTATAACCTATCCTTTATGTTAAAGAGCTCAGAAGAGGCCTTAAACAGCCTTCTGGGCGTTGATATGATGTCCAGCGATGCAGGCAAGGAATTAATCATGGAACGGGCTAGGTATGTTTATAATGACAGCCTCGATTTGTTTTATGATAATTTTAAAAACGAAATTGCCCGAATGGCTCTGACGACTTACAAGGAGGAAGACAGTGAAGGTTAA
- a CDS encoding phage major capsid protein, whose product MTMKLSNEFNEIRQKFIDAVAAGEPQEKQNELYGEMLESMFDEAKKVAHKEVETAIATTPQEAKMTARERKFFNEIDKTVAPGFTELIPEETVDRIFEDLVTQHPLLEHIGLRNAGLRMKFIDSETAGVAEWGELYGKIKGQLTAKFSQSKAIQLKLTAFVVIPKDAEKFGPAWIQTFVTTQINEAFAVALEAAFLNGDGNNKPIGLSKSLTGKAVGEITTYSDKAATGTLTFADAATTVKELTLVHKHHSVKEDGKTPVAVEGNVVMIVNPADAWDVKKQYTSLNAQGVYVTALPYNLTLIESVAQTAKKVTTFVKGRYDAYVAGGIELGRYTETFAMEDLNLYTAKQFAYGRAKDERAAAVWTLDVPEPLPGA is encoded by the coding sequence ATGACAATGAAATTATCGAATGAATTTAACGAAATCCGCCAAAAATTTATCGATGCGGTGGCGGCTGGAGAGCCTCAAGAAAAACAAAATGAACTTTACGGTGAAATGTTGGAGTCTATGTTTGACGAAGCAAAGAAAGTAGCGCACAAAGAAGTAGAAACGGCAATTGCTACTACCCCGCAAGAAGCTAAAATGACGGCCCGCGAACGTAAGTTTTTTAATGAAATTGACAAAACAGTAGCACCTGGATTTACTGAGTTAATTCCAGAAGAAACGGTTGACCGCATCTTTGAAGACTTAGTCACACAGCACCCATTGCTGGAGCATATCGGTCTTCGCAACGCTGGCCTGCGCATGAAGTTTATTGATTCTGAAACAGCAGGAGTGGCTGAATGGGGTGAGCTTTACGGCAAAATCAAAGGTCAATTGACTGCTAAATTCAGCCAGTCTAAAGCAATCCAGCTCAAGCTGACTGCTTTTGTGGTTATCCCTAAAGACGCTGAAAAATTCGGTCCTGCGTGGATTCAAACTTTTGTTACAACTCAAATTAACGAGGCCTTCGCAGTAGCTCTCGAAGCAGCATTTCTTAATGGTGACGGTAATAATAAACCTATCGGCCTGTCTAAATCTCTGACTGGTAAAGCGGTAGGCGAAATTACTACTTACAGCGATAAAGCCGCTACAGGAACCCTCACGTTTGCAGACGCAGCAACCACTGTTAAAGAATTGACGCTGGTACACAAACACCACTCCGTCAAGGAAGACGGTAAAACACCGGTTGCTGTTGAAGGCAATGTGGTTATGATTGTTAATCCGGCTGACGCTTGGGACGTTAAGAAACAGTACACATCGCTTAACGCGCAAGGTGTGTATGTGACTGCTTTGCCTTACAACTTGACGCTGATTGAGTCTGTAGCTCAAACGGCTAAGAAAGTAACTACGTTTGTTAAAGGCCGTTATGATGCTTATGTGGCCGGCGGAATTGAGCTTGGCCGCTACACCGAAACTTTCGCTATGGAAGACCTCAACCTTTACACTGCTAAGCAATTTGCTTACGGCCGTGCTAAAGATGAGCGCGCAGCGGCCGTGTGGACATTAGATGTTCCAGAACCGCTTCCGGGAGCATAA
- a CDS encoding head maturation protease, ClpP-related, whose product MKIDIKGTIVSNDVKWFYDEYGLTATAPKDIVLPENGEPVEVIINSGGGDVFAGSEIYTALRDYSGAVSIKVVGIAASAASVIAMAGDSVEISPTAQMMIHNVSTVAEGDHRELKHEAEILENYNKSIANAYILKTGLSPDELLDLMAQETWLSAGQAVEKGFADKVMFAEDELAQLVAAASDVVPNQIILAQKLRSEELDRFKREVSARLDNLEKQLVTQNENEKEPKEEPKGFKAFLF is encoded by the coding sequence GTGAAGATTGATATTAAAGGGACGATTGTTTCTAATGATGTTAAATGGTTTTATGATGAGTACGGTTTAACAGCAACAGCACCAAAAGACATTGTTTTGCCAGAAAACGGTGAGCCTGTGGAAGTCATCATCAATTCAGGCGGTGGTGATGTGTTTGCTGGCAGCGAGATTTATACAGCATTAAGAGATTATTCTGGAGCTGTCTCAATTAAGGTTGTTGGCATCGCAGCTAGTGCTGCCTCTGTGATAGCAATGGCAGGCGACAGTGTGGAAATTAGCCCGACAGCGCAAATGATGATACACAATGTGTCAACAGTTGCTGAAGGCGACCACAGGGAGCTAAAGCATGAAGCCGAAATCTTGGAGAATTATAACAAGTCTATTGCTAATGCTTATATCCTAAAGACTGGTCTGTCGCCGGACGAGCTATTAGATTTGATGGCTCAGGAAACTTGGCTGTCAGCCGGTCAAGCGGTTGAGAAAGGTTTTGCGGACAAAGTGATGTTTGCGGAAGACGAGCTGGCGCAGTTGGTTGCTGCTGCATCTGATGTCGTGCCAAATCAAATCATCTTAGCTCAAAAGCTAAGAAGTGAAGAACTAGACCGCTTTAAGCGAGAAGTCAGTGCTAGATTGGATAATCTGGAAAAACAGCTGGTTACTCAAAACGAAAATGAAAAAGAACCAAAAGAAGAGCCTAAAGGATTTAAGGCTTTTTTGTTTTAA
- a CDS encoding phage portal protein — protein MALFESFFGLIRKNKSPDVSYDFDELFSDLQQIHLKLLAIDKNAEFLSRVFSRSEFNYRVNDERMDNQWSYILNAKPNKNEAGSRFWQRLVYKLITQNEVLVILSDDDQLLIADAFNHKEYAVYGDVFESVVVKNYQFKRSFKMDEVIYLQYNNNRLSLYLDKLFEDYQKLYSRMVEALARNNQIRGTLKVKGANQFNKEQTQTLKNYSERLFAAFKDKSVAIVPMIDQIEYDELTNRVGVSDTSIDELKKLRRQFEDDVADLIGIPVALLHGEIAGIEDAQKSFNMYCLEPLIKRVEDELNSKIIDAADYQKGAKIEIIGVERRDLFELASSIDKLISSGAFNRNEVRKELGYTAIEGGDEFLITRNYQEFYEGKGGEVEGED, from the coding sequence ATGGCCTTGTTCGAGTCCTTCTTTGGACTAATAAGGAAGAACAAAAGCCCTGATGTTAGCTATGATTTTGATGAGCTGTTTTCTGATCTCCAGCAAATCCACCTGAAGCTGTTAGCGATTGACAAAAACGCTGAATTTTTATCTCGGGTGTTCTCGCGGTCTGAATTTAATTACCGGGTCAATGACGAGCGCATGGATAATCAATGGTCTTATATCCTAAATGCTAAGCCAAATAAAAACGAAGCCGGCTCTAGGTTTTGGCAGAGACTTGTTTATAAGTTAATCACGCAAAATGAAGTGCTGGTTATCTTATCAGATGACGACCAGCTATTAATTGCGGACGCTTTTAATCATAAGGAATACGCAGTTTATGGTGATGTCTTTGAATCTGTGGTTGTAAAAAACTATCAGTTTAAGCGCAGTTTTAAAATGGACGAAGTCATTTATCTGCAATACAACAACAACCGACTAAGTCTATACTTAGATAAGCTGTTTGAAGATTATCAAAAGTTATATAGTCGGATGGTTGAGGCGCTTGCCAGAAATAACCAAATCCGCGGGACGCTTAAGGTCAAAGGTGCTAACCAGTTTAACAAAGAGCAAACTCAAACGCTTAAGAATTATAGCGAGCGACTGTTTGCTGCGTTTAAAGATAAGTCAGTTGCTATCGTGCCTATGATAGATCAGATAGAGTATGACGAACTGACAAACCGCGTTGGTGTATCTGATACCTCGATTGATGAGCTTAAAAAGCTGCGCCGGCAGTTTGAAGATGATGTCGCTGATTTGATAGGTATCCCGGTAGCCTTGCTGCATGGTGAGATTGCTGGTATTGAGGACGCTCAAAAGTCGTTTAACATGTACTGCCTTGAACCCTTGATAAAGCGCGTGGAAGATGAGCTAAACTCTAAAATCATTGACGCGGCAGATTATCAAAAGGGCGCTAAGATTGAGATAATCGGCGTCGAACGTCGAGACCTCTTCGAGTTAGCCTCTAGCATTGATAAGCTGATTTCTAGCGGTGCCTTTAACCGTAACGAAGTCAGAAAAGAGCTTGGCTATACAGCTATTGAGGGCGGAGATGAGTTTTTGATTACTAGAAACTATCAAGAATTTTACGAAGGGAAAGGGGGTGAGGTAGAGGGTGAAGATTGA